Proteins from one Ahaetulla prasina isolate Xishuangbanna chromosome 2, ASM2864084v1, whole genome shotgun sequence genomic window:
- the LOC131193293 gene encoding hyaluronidase-4-like isoform X2 encodes MAAKLFRIAHHSRTSRSSGVLKWASTQLRLYHSLSHQTFLLLLLLFPDGPAALPLAAHNLKPALPPIVKDKPFLVTWNAPTARCAAAYDVPLHLDSYGILVNSQEAFVGGNITIFYYDQLGLYPYYVNTTVPPTAVHGGCPQNVSLKVHLEKMTRDIAVAMPSHSFAGLAVIDWENWRPQWIRNWDKKNIYRDMSLLLVKQRNPHLSDYEAELEAKWEFETAAQNFMTDTLRLAQSLRPSGWWGYYLFPDCYNYDYLDDFEGFTGHCPPVEVQRNNDLSWLWEHSRALYPSIYMEEMLRTSPQGRKFVRAKVGEALRVAELPSAQHSLPVFVYARPFYTYTLKELSQTDLVYTIGQAAAMGAHGLVLWGDAEYSRNRTNCLKIQKYLTSTLGPYIVNVTRATELCSRHICNNHGRCIRRRMDSDTYLHLSPNPMEGISTLELANRTLSQLQKVKMEQEFACHCYKGWSGKRCLFKGHSVRLWADSWCIYSTVLFVLWMRYL; translated from the exons ATGGCTGCAAAACTCTTCAG GATTGCACACCACTCAAGAACATCACGCTCATCCGGGGTGCTAAAATGGGCTTCGACACAATTGAGGCTCTACCACTCCCTGAGTCATCAAACcttcttgctgctgctgctcctcttcCCAGATGGGCCGGCTGCCCTTCCTCTTGCTGCTCATAACTTGAAACCAGCCCTGCCTCCAATTGTAAAAGACAAACCTTTCCTAGTGACTTGGAATGCACCAACGGCTCGCTGTGCAGCTGCCTACGATGTCCCTCTCCACTTGGACTCCTACGGCATCCTGGTGAATTCCCAGGAAGCCTTTGTGGGTGGGAACATTACCATTTTCTACTATGATCAGCTAGGCTTATATCCGTATTACGTGAACACGACAGTGCCACCCACGGCGGTTCACGGCGGCTGCCCTCAGAACGTCAGCTTGAAAGTCCACCTGGAGAAGATGACAAGGGACATTGCTGTGGCCATGCCCTCACACTCTTTTGCAGGTCTCGCTGTGATTGACTGGGAGAACTGGAGGCCTCAGTGGATTCGGAACTGGGACAAAAAAAATATCTACCGGGACATGTCCCTCCTCTTGGTCAAGCAAAGAAACCCCCATTTATCTGATTATGAAGCTGAGCTGGAGGCTAAATGGGAGTTTGAGACAGCCGCCCagaattttatgacagatactctCCGCTTAGCCCAATCTCTGCGCCCCAGTGGCTGGTGGGGCTACTACCTCTTTCCCGACTGTTATAACTATGATTACTTGGATGATTTTGAGGGCTTCACGGGGCACTGTCCCCCGGTGGAAGTGCAACGCAATAATGACCTCTCTTGGCTTTGGGAGCACAGCAGGGCCCTCTACCCGTCCATCTAcatggaagagatgctgagaactTCCCCACAAGGGAGGAAGTTTGTAAGGGCCAAAGTGGGTGAAGCCTTGAGAGTGGCCGAGTTGCCCTCTGCCCAACACTCCCTCCCTGTTTTTGTGTATGCCAGGCCATTCTACACCTACACCCTGAAGGAGCTGAGCCAG ACAGACCTGGTGTACACCATAGGGCAGGCTGCAGCCATGGGTGCTCATGGCCTTGTGCTCTGGGGAGACGCAGAATATTCTCGGAACCGG ACCAACTGCTTAAAAATTCAAAAGTATCTGACAAGCACTTTAGGCCCATATATTGTCAACGTGACCAGGGCAACTGAGCTCTGCAGCCGTCATATCTGCAATAATCATGGCCGCTGCATTCGACGGAGAATGGACTCTGACACTTATTTACATCTTAGTCCTAATCCTATGGAGGGCATCTCCACTCTTGAGTTGGCAAACAGGACTTTAAGCCAACTGCAGAAGGTCAAGATGGAACAGGAGTTCGCCTGTCATTGCTACAAGGGATGGAGTGgcaaaaggtgccttttcaagggGCACAGCGTGCGATTGTGGGCAGACAGTTGGTGCATTTACAGCACAGTTTTGTTTGTACTTTGGATGAGGTATTTATGA
- the LOC131193293 gene encoding hyaluronidase-4-like isoform X1, with protein sequence MSELGGMNGRQRIAHHSRTSRSSGVLKWASTQLRLYHSLSHQTFLLLLLLFPDGPAALPLAAHNLKPALPPIVKDKPFLVTWNAPTARCAAAYDVPLHLDSYGILVNSQEAFVGGNITIFYYDQLGLYPYYVNTTVPPTAVHGGCPQNVSLKVHLEKMTRDIAVAMPSHSFAGLAVIDWENWRPQWIRNWDKKNIYRDMSLLLVKQRNPHLSDYEAELEAKWEFETAAQNFMTDTLRLAQSLRPSGWWGYYLFPDCYNYDYLDDFEGFTGHCPPVEVQRNNDLSWLWEHSRALYPSIYMEEMLRTSPQGRKFVRAKVGEALRVAELPSAQHSLPVFVYARPFYTYTLKELSQTDLVYTIGQAAAMGAHGLVLWGDAEYSRNRTNCLKIQKYLTSTLGPYIVNVTRATELCSRHICNNHGRCIRRRMDSDTYLHLSPNPMEGISTLELANRTLSQLQKVKMEQEFACHCYKGWSGKRCLFKGHSVRLWADSWCIYSTVLFVLWMRYL encoded by the exons GATTGCACACCACTCAAGAACATCACGCTCATCCGGGGTGCTAAAATGGGCTTCGACACAATTGAGGCTCTACCACTCCCTGAGTCATCAAACcttcttgctgctgctgctcctcttcCCAGATGGGCCGGCTGCCCTTCCTCTTGCTGCTCATAACTTGAAACCAGCCCTGCCTCCAATTGTAAAAGACAAACCTTTCCTAGTGACTTGGAATGCACCAACGGCTCGCTGTGCAGCTGCCTACGATGTCCCTCTCCACTTGGACTCCTACGGCATCCTGGTGAATTCCCAGGAAGCCTTTGTGGGTGGGAACATTACCATTTTCTACTATGATCAGCTAGGCTTATATCCGTATTACGTGAACACGACAGTGCCACCCACGGCGGTTCACGGCGGCTGCCCTCAGAACGTCAGCTTGAAAGTCCACCTGGAGAAGATGACAAGGGACATTGCTGTGGCCATGCCCTCACACTCTTTTGCAGGTCTCGCTGTGATTGACTGGGAGAACTGGAGGCCTCAGTGGATTCGGAACTGGGACAAAAAAAATATCTACCGGGACATGTCCCTCCTCTTGGTCAAGCAAAGAAACCCCCATTTATCTGATTATGAAGCTGAGCTGGAGGCTAAATGGGAGTTTGAGACAGCCGCCCagaattttatgacagatactctCCGCTTAGCCCAATCTCTGCGCCCCAGTGGCTGGTGGGGCTACTACCTCTTTCCCGACTGTTATAACTATGATTACTTGGATGATTTTGAGGGCTTCACGGGGCACTGTCCCCCGGTGGAAGTGCAACGCAATAATGACCTCTCTTGGCTTTGGGAGCACAGCAGGGCCCTCTACCCGTCCATCTAcatggaagagatgctgagaactTCCCCACAAGGGAGGAAGTTTGTAAGGGCCAAAGTGGGTGAAGCCTTGAGAGTGGCCGAGTTGCCCTCTGCCCAACACTCCCTCCCTGTTTTTGTGTATGCCAGGCCATTCTACACCTACACCCTGAAGGAGCTGAGCCAG ACAGACCTGGTGTACACCATAGGGCAGGCTGCAGCCATGGGTGCTCATGGCCTTGTGCTCTGGGGAGACGCAGAATATTCTCGGAACCGG ACCAACTGCTTAAAAATTCAAAAGTATCTGACAAGCACTTTAGGCCCATATATTGTCAACGTGACCAGGGCAACTGAGCTCTGCAGCCGTCATATCTGCAATAATCATGGCCGCTGCATTCGACGGAGAATGGACTCTGACACTTATTTACATCTTAGTCCTAATCCTATGGAGGGCATCTCCACTCTTGAGTTGGCAAACAGGACTTTAAGCCAACTGCAGAAGGTCAAGATGGAACAGGAGTTCGCCTGTCATTGCTACAAGGGATGGAGTGgcaaaaggtgccttttcaagggGCACAGCGTGCGATTGTGGGCAGACAGTTGGTGCATTTACAGCACAGTTTTGTTTGTACTTTGGATGAGGTATTTATGA
- the LOC131193293 gene encoding hyaluronidase-4-like isoform X3, with amino-acid sequence MSELGGMNGRQRIAHHSRTSRSSGVLKWASTQLRLYHSLSHQTFLLLLLLFPDGPAALPLAAHNLKPALPPIVKDKPFLVTWNAPTARCAAAYDVPLHLDSYGILVNSQEAFVGGNITIFYYDQLGLYPYYVNTTVPPTAVHGGCPQNVSLKVHLEKMTRDIAVAMPSHSFAGLAVIDWENWRPQWIRNWDKKNIYRDMSLLLVKQRNPHLSDYEAELEAKWEFETAAQNFMTDTLRLAQSLRPSGWWGYYLFPDCYNYDYLDDFEGFTGHCPPVEVQRNNDLSWLWEHSRALYPSIYMEEMLRTSPQGRKFVRAKVGEALRVAELPSAQHSLPVFVYARPFYTYTLKELSQTNCLKIQKYLTSTLGPYIVNVTRATELCSRHICNNHGRCIRRRMDSDTYLHLSPNPMEGISTLELANRTLSQLQKVKMEQEFACHCYKGWSGKRCLFKGHSVRLWADSWCIYSTVLFVLWMRYL; translated from the exons GATTGCACACCACTCAAGAACATCACGCTCATCCGGGGTGCTAAAATGGGCTTCGACACAATTGAGGCTCTACCACTCCCTGAGTCATCAAACcttcttgctgctgctgctcctcttcCCAGATGGGCCGGCTGCCCTTCCTCTTGCTGCTCATAACTTGAAACCAGCCCTGCCTCCAATTGTAAAAGACAAACCTTTCCTAGTGACTTGGAATGCACCAACGGCTCGCTGTGCAGCTGCCTACGATGTCCCTCTCCACTTGGACTCCTACGGCATCCTGGTGAATTCCCAGGAAGCCTTTGTGGGTGGGAACATTACCATTTTCTACTATGATCAGCTAGGCTTATATCCGTATTACGTGAACACGACAGTGCCACCCACGGCGGTTCACGGCGGCTGCCCTCAGAACGTCAGCTTGAAAGTCCACCTGGAGAAGATGACAAGGGACATTGCTGTGGCCATGCCCTCACACTCTTTTGCAGGTCTCGCTGTGATTGACTGGGAGAACTGGAGGCCTCAGTGGATTCGGAACTGGGACAAAAAAAATATCTACCGGGACATGTCCCTCCTCTTGGTCAAGCAAAGAAACCCCCATTTATCTGATTATGAAGCTGAGCTGGAGGCTAAATGGGAGTTTGAGACAGCCGCCCagaattttatgacagatactctCCGCTTAGCCCAATCTCTGCGCCCCAGTGGCTGGTGGGGCTACTACCTCTTTCCCGACTGTTATAACTATGATTACTTGGATGATTTTGAGGGCTTCACGGGGCACTGTCCCCCGGTGGAAGTGCAACGCAATAATGACCTCTCTTGGCTTTGGGAGCACAGCAGGGCCCTCTACCCGTCCATCTAcatggaagagatgctgagaactTCCCCACAAGGGAGGAAGTTTGTAAGGGCCAAAGTGGGTGAAGCCTTGAGAGTGGCCGAGTTGCCCTCTGCCCAACACTCCCTCCCTGTTTTTGTGTATGCCAGGCCATTCTACACCTACACCCTGAAGGAGCTGAGCCAG ACCAACTGCTTAAAAATTCAAAAGTATCTGACAAGCACTTTAGGCCCATATATTGTCAACGTGACCAGGGCAACTGAGCTCTGCAGCCGTCATATCTGCAATAATCATGGCCGCTGCATTCGACGGAGAATGGACTCTGACACTTATTTACATCTTAGTCCTAATCCTATGGAGGGCATCTCCACTCTTGAGTTGGCAAACAGGACTTTAAGCCAACTGCAGAAGGTCAAGATGGAACAGGAGTTCGCCTGTCATTGCTACAAGGGATGGAGTGgcaaaaggtgccttttcaagggGCACAGCGTGCGATTGTGGGCAGACAGTTGGTGCATTTACAGCACAGTTTTGTTTGTACTTTGGATGAGGTATTTATGA